A stretch of Chiloscyllium punctatum isolate Juve2018m chromosome 6, sChiPun1.3, whole genome shotgun sequence DNA encodes these proteins:
- the LOC140478626 gene encoding scavenger receptor cysteine-rich type 1 protein M130-like: MLNFELYCKGTEEDPWKCELKALAHKNCSADKEAAGAVCSGQRGPRLVGGNDTCSGRLEILLGDTWGTVCDTDWDLQDAAVVCNQLGCGAAIAAPRGAFFGEGTGPILNDIYECIGNEMHLRDCPVSSSGRQKCSHGSDAGIICSGEDWQIRLANGETICDGRVEVYNHGTWGRVTDTQWNFNDANVVCRQLNCGSAIKVYNQSKFGKGTGPSLINNVTCNGSERFLANCNFTQIKELSIDDDVGVVCSDHIQIRLVDGGSRCAGRVELYFNGTWGTVCDDSWDLADAQVVCNQLKCGQALHATISAWFGPGLGPIWLDNVKCGANDSLLWECLAGRWSENDCNHKEDAGVICSEHRALRLQDGANPCQGRVEIFYNGTWGSVCFDSFGIKEAEVVCQQLGCGFAQAVDRDLTFGSGSGQIWLDDVSCRSPDTVLWQCPSSPWGEHNCNHQEDVGIICSELNPGRMHSDEDRKKSNMEPVSEDSGNYFLKIPFVINNK, encoded by the exons GTCAAAGGGGACCACGATTAGTTGGTGGTAATGATACCTGCTCAGGACGACTGGAGATATTGCTGGGTGACACCTGGGGCACAGTCTGCGATACCGACTGGGATTTACAGGATGCAGCTGTTGTCTGCAATCAACTCGGTTGTGGAGCCGCGATAGCAGCACCACGAGGTGCATTTTttggagagggaactgggccgaTATTGAATGATATCTACGAATGTATCGGCAATGAAATGCATTTACGTGACTGCCCGGTTTCATCCTCGGGACGCCAAAAGTGCTCACACGGCAGTGATGCTGGGATCATCTGTTCTG GTGAAGATTGGCAGATACGACTGGCCAATGGGGAGACCATTTGTGATGGCCGAGTGGAGGTTTATAATCATGGCACTTGGGGGAGAGTGACTGACACTCAGTGGAATTTCAATGATGCGAATGTCGTTTGCAGACAACTGAATTGTGGCTCTGCAATAAAAGTGTACAACCAGTCAAAGTTTGGCAAAGGCACAGGTCCATCCTTGATCAACAATGTCACTTGCAACGGAAGTGAACGCTTCCTGGCGAATTGCAATTTTACACAAATCAAAGAGCTGTCTATTGATGATGACGTGGGTGTGGTTTGCTCTG ATCATATCCAGATAAGATTGGTGGACGGTGGAAGTCGATGTGCTGGAAGGGTGGAGCTTTATTTCAATGGAACCTGGGGAACTGTGTGTGATGACTCCTGGGATTTAGCAGATGCCCAAGTTGTCTGTAACCAGCTGAAGTGCGGACAGGCTTTACATGCAACGATTTCCGCTTGGTTCGGTCCAGGATTAGGGCCAATCTGGTTAGACAATGTGAAGTGTGGAGCGAATGATTCTCTCCTGTGGGAATGTCTGGCAGGCCGGTGGAGTGAGAACGACTGCAACCATAAAGAGGATGCTGGAGTTATCTGCTCAG AGCACAGGGCTCTGAGGCTGCAGGATGGAGCGAATCCCTGTCAGGGCAGAGTCGAGATTTTCTACAATGGAACCTGGGGGAGTGTTTGTTTCGATTCCTTTGGAATAAAGGAAGCGGAAGTTGTTTGTCAACAGCTCGGATGTGGCTTTGCCCAAGCTGTGGATCGTGATCTTACATTTGGAAGTGGTTCTGGACAGATCTGGCTCGATGATGTGAGCTGTCGTTCGCCTGACACAGTCCTGTGGCAATGTCCATCTTCACCATGGGGCGAACATAATTGTAATCACCAGGAAGATGTCGGAATTATTTGTTCAG AACTAAATCCTGGGAGAATGCACAGTGATGAGGATAGGAAGAAAAGTAACATGGAACCGGTTTCGGAAGATTCTGGTAATTATTTTTTAAAGATCCCATTCGTGATTAATAATAAATAA